In Bacillus rossius redtenbacheri isolate Brsri chromosome 15, Brsri_v3, whole genome shotgun sequence, one genomic interval encodes:
- the LOC134539728 gene encoding 5'-3' exonuclease PLD3-like isoform X3 → MLRGDHEPDLGNNHKSGNCVHRWGPRGWCKPSCIPISIILVLIVLVVLLPLLDQAERLQAHAEQAAVAAECSQSCRLSLVESIPVGLVYDGGATPHPSTFHTWMNLINMAESSIKIASFYWTLRASDVYNDPSAAQGEEVFTALLKAGTERKINVHIAQNYPTQTQQNLDTAYLAKKGAAEVRSLNFPRLLGGGVLHTKFWIVDDRHLYVGSANMDWRSLTQVKELGAVVYNCTCIVSDALKLFDVYWSLGEPGAVIPAEWPANLSTVFNIDSPMNISFNGSEVQTYLGSSPPAFCPEGRSTDLTAVLNVIASAEKFIYIAVMDYIPMTIYTAKRRFWPLIDDALRAAAIDDRVHVRLLISHWNHSQAAMGNFLQSTARVSNAYPGVSVEVRLFVVPSNEQQSKIPYTRVNHNKYMVTDNTAYIGTSNWSGDYFVDTAGASLVVKEPEDGTQNQSSVRAQLQSVFERDWNSAYARPLEDT, encoded by the exons TGGCAACTGCGTTCACAGGTGGGGTCCCCGCGGCTGGTGCAAGCCCTCCTGCATCCCCATCTCCATCATCCTGGTGCTGATTGTGTTGGTGGTGCTGCTGCCGCTGCTGGACCAGGCCGAGAGGCTGCAGGCCCACGCGGAGCAGGCAGCCGTCGCAGCGGAGTGCTCCCAGTCATGCAG ACTGAGCTTAGTGGAGAGCATACCTGTGGGTTTGGTGTACGATGGTGGGGCGACGCCACACCCGTCCACCTTCCACACGTGGATGAACCTGATAAACATGGCCGAGTCCTCCATCAAAATCGCGTCCTTCTACTGGACCCTGCGTGCTTCCGACGTCTACAACGACCCTTCTGCTGCCCAG GGTGAAGAGGTGTTCACGGCTTTGCTCAAAGCGGGAACCGAGAGAAAGATCAACGTCCACATTGCCCAGAACTACCCGACCCAGACTCAGCAGAACTTGGACACTGCGTATCTGGCAAAGAAGGGTGCAGCGGAG GTGAGGAGCCTCAACTTCCCCCGGCTGCTGGGCGGGGGCGTCCTGCACACCAAGTTCTGGATCGTGGACGACCGCCACCTGTACGTGGGCAGCGCCAACATGGACTGGCGCTCGCTGACCCAG GTGAAGGAGCTGGGAGCAGTGGTTTATAATTGCACCTGCATTGTTTCCGATGCACTAAAACTTTTTGAT GTGTACTGGAGTTTAGGCGAGCCAGGTGCTGTTATTCCGGCTGAATGGCCGGCCAACCTCTCCACTGTGTTCAACATAGACTCTCCCATGAACATATCCTTCAACGGAAGTGAGGTCCAAACTTATCTGGGG AGTTCTCCTCCAGCGTTTTGCCCGGAAGGTCGTTCCACTGATCTCACAGCCGTATTGAACGTCATCGCATCTGCGGAGAAGTTCATATACATTGCTGTCATGGACTACATTCCCATGACAATATACACGGCCAAAAGAAG GTTCTGGCCGCTGATCGACGACGCGCTGAGGGCCGCGGCGATCGACGACCGCGTGCACGTACGGCTGCTCATCAGCCACTGGAACCACTCGCAGGCGGCCATGGGGAACTTCCTGCAGTCCACGGCGCGGGTCAGCAACGCCTACCCGGGGGTCTCCGTGGAAGTC AGGTTGTTTGTGGTGCCGAGCAACGAACAGCAATCCAAGATACCGTACACACGAGTAAACCACAACAAATACATGGTCACTGACAACACAGCATACATTG GGACGTCCAACTGGTCCGGGGACTACTTCGTGGACACGGCCGGCGCCAGCCTGGTGGTGAAGGAGCCGGAGGACGGCACGCAGAACCAGTCGAGCGTGCGCGCCCAGCTCCAGTCGGTGTTCGAGAGGGACTGGAACTCGGCGTACGCGCGCCCGCTCGAGGACACGTGA